Within Lolium rigidum isolate FL_2022 chromosome 5, APGP_CSIRO_Lrig_0.1, whole genome shotgun sequence, the genomic segment TAAGGTAGCCATGGTACTCGCATCCAACATCCATGAGCAGAAGATCACCCGTTTTGATCTGTCAAACAGCTAAAATCAGCTTTACAAGAAAAAGTATCTGAGATGTACGACAAGAGCAAAAAAACTGTTGTACCTTCTTATCGTTTCTTGAGTAGTGTATAACACTGCCATTTGCTCCACCGCCAACTACAGGATGGAACCTACGATATGGAACAGGGAGAAAAGATAAATAATCTCAGCATGACACCTTGCTTAATCAAAAAAGAGCACTAGTTCCTGAATTTATGGAACTCAATTGATCCCTACAAACTTATTTCACTAGCCACACAGTCTGTACGTCAGATGCAATCTATATAGTACAGCAGATGGATAATAAAAATATACAGTGACAATAAATGCTTACGCCATTCTTTGGGCACCTCTCATTTTGCACTCAAACTCAATTTTAGCTGCTAATTGGCTTTCCTCCCTGTGGGTCCTTGAGAGTAACATTGTCTGCAAAAGAGACTGGCTAGGCAGAGAGAATGTAATGTCAGTAAACAGAAAAGGAGAAGCATTGCATGCATGTCTTCAAGCCAACCATCATCACTTGTATAGTGTGCAACTTGCAAACTTAAGCCACTTGGTCTGGTCTTCTAACTTATTGATTGCATATTTGCCACTTGAGGTAGAATTCTAGATGTAATATATCTATGGTTTTAGTTTTAAGGGAATCTTGTTGTGATTTCGAAACAACTGGGCAATCTCAGTAGCAGGGCTAACTAAATAGGGCAGAAAAGTAGTTGAGGAGTGTTTACAATAACATTCTCAACATCAGTTATCCCATTGGTGGTCTCAAAAAAAGTTCAGTCGATGTAAATAGTGTTCTGTCAAATCCTCTAGCAGCACATGGACCAGCATCAGCCACCACAATCAGATAATCCACCATATTATCGCCCTCAATCCAACCAGCAACCCCCCAGTAATTACTTCAAATGTACGTATCAGTCGTCTACGGATTATAATTTAGACCAGTGCCTTTTACTGGAATATCATAAAAGCATTTCAGCAAATTCTCCATCCAAAGCTGAACTGATAGTGCGTAAGAATGTGGTGTACTGCGTAAGAATCTCAATATCTCCCAAGAACGTATCATGAAAATAACAGAAGTTCAACCAAATACCTGAGAAACAATAGATGCTGACTCTCTCATCAGCTTGATTTCTGATTTTGACTTGATCCACCGAAGTTCATCAGTGTACCGTGTaagatcttttactttattgttgagtgatGCCCTGCGGAAGGCATCAAAGTTCCTATAAGAAGATGTGGATGCCTTAGCATTGTGATACACCACTTTTGATTGCTCAATCATTTCAGGAAGGATCTACattttaagaaaaaaaaattgcatcAATTGAGAAGCATACAGTAATCAGCAACTAAGAAAGTACTCTCTCTCATTACAGAAAGGGCGTCATCATGGAAATCGTTACATCCAAAATGCAACCTTGATCACTAATTTGCTAATGTTCATTCAACACTAAAGCATTTTTTTTAGTATAACATACAAATATGTTTTTCATATGCTTAATCTCAACATCCATAGAGATACACTGATATCTAAGTTCAAGAGTTTGACTATGTGCATTCACAAAATGATAATACATCTTGACTGGAGGAAGTAGTTGGGGCAGGTAGCAATTAGAAGGTAATAGTTAGTGCTCAGGATCGTTGAATCCAAATCATGCTAAAACAAAAGCTGAGGGCTACCTTTTTCATCTCACTAAGTGGAAATGCTTTATCTGCCTTAAAGAAATCCACAGCTGCTTCAACTCCAGCAGTCTGACCTTCCCAAAGTACATCCTGGAAACAAACCACACTTGTAAGAACGGTTTGGCTTTGTTAGGAAAGGTATGAGGTAACAGGCTGAAAGGTCATCATTACCTCCTTATGTTTATCTGGCATGAACATACATAAACCAGTTTCCTTACTCAAAACTGCTACACCACCGGGTTGTGTACAACCTGTAATGTACAGGTAGTCACCATTCTGTCTGAACGAATATGGCACTACATCAGTCATCATCTGCTGATCTGCAGATGCAATAATGGCCAAGCTCTTCTCTGGTAAAACATCCACAAGCCTTTTTCTTCTAGATATGTACTCCTCGCTTGTGATGCCTGGAGTAATCTCCTCATCAGCTAATAACTGTTTAATCGTATAACAATATTTAAGAGGGAATGAAGAGAATCATTTTGACAACCAAAATAATAATTAAGTAAATGCATCGGAAATAGCACAGGGAATGTGAAGAAAATAAGCATGGGCCTGTTTGGGCTAATAATGATTCTGTAGACAGACTATGAAAGCTATAATCATAAGCTAAACTAATTAGTTTACTTGATAAACGCTCAGTAGTGTGGGACTTTGGCTAAATTCAGCTTACCATTTTAGATAATGGGGTAATTTCAGGTAAAAAGAGCCATAACCTTCTATGGTGTTGACAGAATTAATCTTGAAACGAATATGCTGTCTAGCCATGGGCCCATGGCTTgagctaggagcaccatggctacAGAATGGTAATATCCTATTTAGAGTGCTTGAAAAATGATGATAATAGCGGATGTGTAAGAACTCAGACACCATTTTTTTCATAAGATGAGCATTATCGTTTGATCCAAGGCAACAAGTATATGTACAAAGTTCGTTGCATGACCCAGGTATAGAAAAACGAATTACTTGCTACACATCTGGATATGCACCGGACAAACACTGGGGAGTACAAACATGGACTAACTACAAAAGTAGAGAGATTAAAATGTTGCCATGCCTGTAAAAAAAAGAAGCAGCAAGTGCAGCACCAATCCAGTAAGACTGTTTGGCCTTGCGTTGGATTATGATGGTCCCGTTTTCTCAACCTGCTTTGCCTATTTTACAGTTTGTTTGACCAGCTTTCTCCGTTTTCATGGCTACTTTTCCACAACAGGTTATAAATAAGTTCAGCAACCACAAAACAAGCCTGAAAGAAGATTTACCTCAGGATGAGATTTGGGTGTTGGTTGGCCAACGTCGATTATTCCTCACTGTAGTGTACGCTGCACGCGCAACTATACTTCTGTAAGAGATAGATAACAACCAAGACGCTGGCTGCAAGTAAGATTCAAAGAATGTTGTGAATCAGAAGCCAACACTTGAAaggtaaaaataataataatgctATAAAAGCACTACAGGAGGAAGGGTTGCTTAGATGCCCTGGTGTTATGTTCATGCCACCAAATTGCTTGTGTGAATCAGAATTATTACTCCTTGCATGAATTGCAATAAGAGTTCATGATTTCCCATCGCAGAGCAAAACCTACAGTTACTTGTTCAGCAGCACCTAGAGTTTAGGAACCCATCGTTTGGATAATTGCACTCTGTTTGTGCTGCCAGTACGTCCAAATCATGAATTCACCCCAAAACCCAAATTAACAAACAATGTCTTCAGAACCGTATCTCATGAAAAACTGAAATATTCACATGGCACAATGGATTCCCTTCGAAAGCATAGCTCAATCGAAGAAAAGGCACGTATCTAGTACATCAGTCATCTACAAATCGAAGGGCAGGAACAaattgagcaaaaaaaaaaattcccctCCTCTTGGAATCAGGAATACGCTACACGTTCCAAAGCTAGTCCATTCTAACTTTAAGCTACCCAAAATCCAATCTTCAACAAATCTTAACAGTCCAAGAGCATCCCAATCAGCCCCAACAGATCGAACTAGTGATTAAACGCTCGCGACAAGCGGACAGGGCCAGGAAGGCGAGCACACGACGCTAAACACTAGCGCGTACATACAGACGTTTAGCAAATTCCTGCGGAAAAGGAAACCGTCGAGGGGATCCATTATCTCCGTCAAAGCTTAGCACAGAACGAATCGCCAAAGGAGCAGCAGCCACAGGAGAAAACCTAAGGGAACCCCGACGAGGAGAGAGGGGACGAGCCGAGCCTCTCGCCGGCGGAGATGGGGAAAATTAGTGGCTCCGATTTAAGTACCTCGCTTGCTCGCAGCGTTCTCCGCAAGaatcgcgccgccgtcgccatggccTCCCTTAAACCCCTCCCTTTTCCTGATTCTTCTTCTCCCCTGAGGCTCTCTGAAGTCTGACCTGCCTGCCTTCTTTCCCGGACCCGGAGACCCTAACCTCGGGACTTGCAGTGATCCTGGCCGTCCAAATGGGGTGCTCAGTATCCGTCACTAATCACAAAGCGTTGCTCGATCCATATTCAAACCGCTCTAGCTTTTCCAAGTCGTTGTCGTCGTCAAGATGTCAAAATTGCAGTTTACAAAAAAAATTACTTTAGTTGCAAAGGCAGCTAGCGGCGGTAACGATTTCAAGGTTAGGGTTGGAGTTCACGAGATGTTTCAAACATAGGGATTTTCAGCCAACAGGGCTTCTACATGATCCAGATCGTTTGCTTCTGAAGGTCAGCAAACTATATTATATCACAAATAATCGTGTATAAATTTCACTTCTGCTATTTCTCTAACTATTTCAAGTCAACGCTGAAAACCATCAAATCTGATCATTGAGATTCAAGTATAAAGGGGCAGGAAGATCATCATCGTACGACTGTGAATGTCAACTGGGAAATATTATTTTTGTTCGCCCCATACATCTTTCACAAGAGCAGGTATAACAAAATTTTGCACAGATACTAGTACAACAGAGTAAATCTTGGACAAATCCTGAAGCAGAATTTTACGGTGCCATACGCAGGACAGAAACAATTTTGCACCATCACAGCGCATCTGATAGACAAGGAGAGAAACACATCAAAGTCTAGAGTTACAACAAAATGATcacctatcctccaaatgtttcaTATGAAATTGCACAAGAACTCCTTGATCTGATCGATGTAGGGTGGCCGAGTAGGAATGATGTGCCCCATGTCATGCTCAACAATGGTGCGCCGGTCCTCCTCAAACATGCAAGCCAGTTCGGTGCTTGCCCTGCTCGCGATCTGCCTGTCATGAccttcaccgccgccgccaaagcAATGGAGCGACGGAAGCCTGATTGGCTCGCCGTCCAAATCGCCGACAGGTGCTGGATATCCAGAGCAAAATATCCCGAATCTGAACTTGGGACAACCGCAGGTCTTCTGCTGCCGTCTGCACAGCAAGGCAGCCATCGCTGCGCCCTGGGAGAAACCAAGGATGCCGTCAAAGTTCCCATTCTCAGCTATTGTGTTTTCAAGGTATGTGTATGATTCATCTAAGCCCTCAGTTTGCTTCTCATACTGAAGCGGGTCAAATGGTCCATCTGCAATCTTCCACTCTTGCTCCGTGTGGTAACTCGTGTTGGGAGAAACCAGCCACGCGAACTTTGTTCTGGCTGTGAAAGACGGAGGTGAGGGTTTGTCGGAGCAGGGATCCGGTTTTGGTTGGTATACAAACGAAAGCTCGTGAGGAGCATCAATGAAGACAAGCTCAGCAATGTGCTTGAGCTTTTTGGCAAGCGCCGATGTTCTGCCCTTAAAATTTGACGCGTTCTGACGGAAACCATGCAAGCAGAGGATCCTCAACTTCTTCAGCTGCTCACTACCTGGTAAATCATTTCCACGAGTTAAGGTCGACCTCAAGATAGGCAAATTTTCTATTTGAACATATTATACCATTACTAATTCAGACCGAAATGAACAGGCCACCATACAGATGAGTAGTTTGTAAACCGAAATAGGCTCCCCAAACAACAAATAAAAGTTTGCAAAGAGCATTTGCCTAGAGCACATTATTACACTTATAAGCTAGTAGCTCAAGATACGCTTACTTCATCCTCAAATAAAGAAGACATGCTTACCACAGTGTTGATGGAGATATCATatgagaacaacaacaacaacaacatcaaagcctttttcccaagcaagatGATGGAGATATCTTATGAGACATGAAGTTAATTTTGACCCCATAGGTACCAATCTTTTCTCCTCTAAAAAACATATCAAATCAAATCTGCATTCATCTTGCTTGTTTAAGCCCACTGTTTTAGCTCTACCGATGTAGTATCTGTAGACTTAAAGCACCGGCATACATGACGAGATCATAAATAGCCAGAGATATCAAGACAGTGCAAAGGTAAATTGATACAGACCTTACCGTTACTCATGGGAGCTTTGGAGGCTGAAATTTTGTTGCTTATTGATGGCTTTCCACAGGAGGAAGATTCAGATAGCTCTGACTCTGTTTGGCAGTCTTGCCTTACGGATGTTGGACAGCATGGTTTTGCATTTCTTAGACATAGCTCGCATACATACTCCTTGGTAGAATCCTATAGAAGAAAATGAGAAGATTTAGCAGAAAGATTATATTGCATGGAGCAGCCATCTTAGATATCTGACATGAGCGGCGGTCAGGTTGGAGAGCAAGGAATGAAGTTAACCATGCAAGCAGAGGCAGGTCAGGTTGGACAGCAAGGAATGAAGTTAAGGTGCTAATTAGCAGCATCTTTTTTCCCCCGAAAAGGCAATATAAAATGTAACATCTTAGATACCTGACATGTGGAGCACACTAGAACCAACATTCTGCAGTGGCTGCAACGGCACCGGGACGAGTAGTCGTCATAGGTTAAACCACATATCAAACAAGTTCCAAGTATGTTGTCTTTAAGGCTTCCCACAGATATTCTGTTAAACCATACTGAAACAAGTCAAGGACCTGAGGAACCGCTAAAGGCAATAGCTCGAAGGTTCAAGCACACTGTGTATGACACTAACTGTGTACAACACTAACCTGTGGTCAAATACAAAATTCTTTCCATCAAAATAGCCACCATCTGGAAATTGCTCCAGATATCTCTGGATGCCACCATACAACTAAGACAACCATAACCAAAAATTATCATACATAATGCAAACTACAGAACATGGTCAAGACTACAGATGTCTGGAATGTCAAATTTTCAACCAGAGGCTACAGATTACCTGAAAAACATTCTCAAAGCCTTCACCTTTGGAGCGGATATAAGCTGAGGCCATCTCACAGCGTATACCTCCTGTGCAGTACCTGAAAATACCAACAAGGTAGTTCAA encodes:
- the LOC124656017 gene encoding intermediate cleaving peptidase 55, mitochondrial-like, whose translation is MATAARFLRRTLRASEVLKSEPLIFPISAGERLGIIDVGQPTPKSHPELLADEEITPGITSEEYISRRKRLVDVLPEKSLAIIASADQQMMTDVVPYSFRQNGDYLYITGCTQPGGVAVLSKETGLCMFMPDKHKEDVLWEGQTAGVEAAVDFFKADKAFPLSEMKKILPEMIEQSKVVYHNAKASTSSYRNFDAFRRASLNNKVKDLTRYTDELRWIKSKSEIKLMRESASIVSQSLLQTMLLSRTHREESQLAAKIEFECKMRGAQRMAFHPVVGGGANGSVIHYSRNDKKIKTGDLLLMDVGCEYHGYLSDLTRTWPPCGRFSAAQEELYSLILETNKECIKLCKPGASIEEIHRHSVKMLISGFQELGVIGKGKSIQYNYLNPTAIGHSLGMDIHDSTSLSKDRLLEPGVIITIEPGIYIPPVPILNENAPDRYRGIGIRIEDDVLITESGHEVLTASVPKEISHLTTLMNMDMGGGSSTAEAHEPRAACS
- the LOC124652887 gene encoding rhodanese-like domain-containing protein 6 — protein: MAALEKHVEEMRSNSLFDGTDFKLASCEDPVDERVARECGFTSLSVRLVKELVTLCSNPSLTTPEISFAGRHLSAAEFHSVLQSVGTSSASEDPTKKNDVVVLDARNLYETRIGKFHVPNVETLHPDIRQYSDLPMWIDEHTEKLRGKSIMMYCTGGIRCEMASAYIRSKGEGFENVFQLYGGIQRYLEQFPDGGYFDGKNFVFDHRISVGSLKDNILGTCLICGLTYDDYSSRCRCSHCRMLVLVCSTCQDSTKEYVCELCLRNAKPCCPTSVRQDCQTESELSESSSCGKPSISNKISASKAPMSNGSEQLKKLRILCLHGFRQNASNFKGRTSALAKKLKHIAELVFIDAPHELSFVYQPKPDPCSDKPSPPSFTARTKFAWLVSPNTSYHTEQEWKIADGPFDPLQYEKQTEGLDESYTYLENTIAENGNFDGILGFSQGAAMAALLCRRQQKTCGCPKFRFGIFCSGYPAPVGDLDGEPIRLPSLHCFGGGGEGHDRQIASRASTELACMFEEDRRTIVEHDMGHIIPTRPPYIDQIKEFLCNFI